One window from the genome of Bacteroidota bacterium encodes:
- a CDS encoding ABC transporter permease, with amino-acid sequence MKKAFEVAKWEYLQKVLSKEFIISVVLTPVIFTVFSILPSLLADKDSDAPKAITILDSTGQYEDALRAQLQKEKLEDGQPRYLIPKNVVPAGDISLAKKKLDDSVFNKKVLEGYIYIYEKKDSGLNLEYRSKSMGNFRDIKIMESGFNSIRRERMLANKNIGQSLLDSLTHEVGLRSVKITLEGAEEINFQTQFFSTFVIVMALFFIIMFTGGSLVRSLVEEKSNRLIEIILSSCRPDDLLFGKVMGLSLLVLTQMGIWALLAFGYAGPLIATSAAFQNIHIVIPYFLLAFLFYVSIFVGVGSIVNTEQEAQQITSYLTLLVIFPVVLLMPIIQNPDQGLVKIFAYIPFTSPLVMIARMNVIQVPLYEHLIAMGILVLSIFVVIKISVKIFRIGILSYGKVPSIKELINWMKYDS; translated from the coding sequence ATGAAGAAAGCATTTGAAGTAGCGAAATGGGAATATCTTCAAAAGGTTCTCTCGAAAGAATTCATTATCTCCGTGGTGCTTACACCGGTTATTTTTACTGTTTTTTCGATATTGCCATCACTACTCGCAGACAAGGACTCCGATGCTCCAAAGGCAATCACGATTCTCGATTCAACCGGGCAGTATGAAGATGCTCTGAGGGCACAACTTCAGAAAGAAAAACTTGAGGATGGACAGCCAAGATATCTGATTCCTAAAAATGTTGTCCCCGCAGGTGACATATCTCTCGCAAAGAAAAAACTGGATGACTCTGTCTTTAACAAAAAAGTACTTGAGGGATACATATATATCTATGAGAAGAAGGATTCCGGACTGAATCTTGAGTATCGCAGCAAGTCGATGGGTAACTTTCGTGACATAAAGATAATGGAGAGTGGATTTAACAGCATAAGAAGGGAGAGGATGCTTGCCAACAAAAATATCGGGCAGAGTCTCCTCGACTCACTTACCCATGAAGTTGGGCTTCGCTCTGTCAAGATAACCCTCGAGGGGGCTGAGGAAATCAACTTTCAGACGCAGTTTTTCTCAACTTTCGTTATTGTGATGGCTCTCTTTTTCATAATCATGTTTACAGGGGGTTCACTCGTAAGAAGCCTCGTGGAAGAGAAATCCAACCGCCTGATCGAGATTATTCTTTCAAGTTGCAGACCTGATGATCTGTTGTTCGGGAAGGTTATGGGCCTTAGTCTTTTGGTGCTTACTCAGATGGGTATCTGGGCACTTCTGGCATTTGGTTATGCGGGTCCTCTGATAGCCACTTCTGCAGCATTTCAGAATATCCACATTGTAATTCCATATTTTCTCCTGGCATTCCTCTTTTATGTTTCGATATTTGTGGGAGTCGGCTCCATCGTGAATACTGAACAGGAGGCTCAACAGATAACGAGCTACCTGACACTTTTGGTAATATTTCCGGTTGTTTTACTCATGCCGATAATTCAAAATCCTGATCAGGGACTCGTGAAAATATTTGCTTACATCCCGTTTACATCTCCACTGGTGATGATAGCAAGGATGAATGTGATACAGGTTCCTCTCTATGAGCATTTGATTGCAATGGGAATTCTCGTTTTAAGCATTTTTGTTGTGATAAAAATCTCAGTGAAGATTTTCAGAATCGGAATACTCTCTTACGGGAAGGTACCTTCGATAAAAGAACTGATAAACTGGATGAAATACGATTCTTAA
- a CDS encoding PrsW family intramembrane metalloprotease yields the protein MIDIFAMVLTGGGISALFFKFYSGFERYRYRREIDFLLPALAGGLAAVLFTIGIQYGLSQIYEVADIMYRGHFRSIYISPLIEEIAKGGATLLAIRFLKSEELLDSLFLAIAIGLGFAFFENILYSTIGNGDRSMAGTMLERTLVIAPMHSVQNFLFILLYIFISNIIKNRFFVFLLAAPFPAVSHSIWNYIALETGANIINLTLMIIVSRSIVYAIRVEKEHFIEARVRETSEENGGPEEGRLLMMKNGWKEKGEEFIKIQIESSKFIYNSVLKRFTSKKST from the coding sequence ATGATTGATATTTTCGCAATGGTTTTAACAGGCGGAGGAATCTCCGCCTTGTTTTTTAAGTTCTATTCCGGTTTCGAGAGGTACAGGTACAGGCGGGAGATTGATTTTCTTCTGCCGGCACTGGCGGGTGGCCTGGCTGCAGTGCTCTTTACAATCGGGATACAGTATGGTTTGTCACAAATATATGAAGTGGCGGACATCATGTACCGCGGGCATTTCCGTTCGATTTACATCTCACCACTTATCGAGGAAATAGCTAAAGGAGGTGCCACCCTCCTCGCAATCAGATTTCTCAAGAGCGAGGAATTGCTCGATTCGTTGTTTCTCGCCATAGCAATCGGACTCGGGTTTGCATTTTTTGAAAACATCCTCTACTCCACAATCGGGAATGGTGACAGGAGTATGGCAGGAACCATGCTGGAGAGAACCCTTGTCATCGCTCCGATGCACAGCGTGCAAAATTTTCTTTTTATCCTTCTCTACATTTTCATATCGAACATAATAAAAAACAGATTTTTTGTATTTCTGCTCGCTGCTCCGTTTCCCGCTGTTTCCCACTCAATCTGGAACTATATAGCGTTGGAGACCGGCGCAAATATTATTAATCTTACTCTGATGATAATCGTCAGCCGTTCGATTGTCTATGCAATCAGAGTGGAAAAAGAACATTTTATTGAAGCAAGAGTCAGGGAAACTTCGGAAGAAAATGGTGGACCGGAAGAGGGCAGGCTGCTGATGATGAAAAATGGATGGAAAGAAAAAGGGGAGGAATTCATCAAAATACAGATTGAATCATCAAAATTTATCTATAATTCGGTGTTGAAAAGATTCACAAGTAAGAAGTCAACTTAA
- a CDS encoding ATP-binding cassette domain-containing protein, with protein sequence MLAVNSIRKEFKDIVAVDDISFTVEPGKIFGLLGPNGAGKTTTIRMILNIIKPTSGTISIDGKPVGKDFHNITGYLPEERGLYKKSTVLDIIKYFAALKGVNSTEAEKLGKKWLERLDIPDYKKRKVQELSKGNQQKVQFIVSVIHNPQILILDEPFSGFDPINQEMVRDEILRLKREGKTIVLSTHQMDMAEKMCESIFLINKGREVCSGPINLVKRNFGKEFIKIEYEGGSDFIKTLPEVKTADLYGNFGEIELIEGAVPGEVLPKLFQNMKLRSFSIEAPTLNRIFIDTIKQIGE encoded by the coding sequence ATGTTAGCAGTAAACAGCATAAGAAAAGAATTCAAAGACATCGTTGCGGTGGATGATATCTCTTTTACAGTGGAACCGGGGAAGATATTTGGTCTTTTGGGTCCAAACGGGGCAGGAAAGACCACCACAATCAGGATGATCTTAAATATCATAAAGCCGACTTCGGGAACAATCTCGATCGACGGGAAGCCTGTTGGCAAGGATTTCCATAATATCACCGGATATCTTCCTGAAGAGAGGGGACTTTATAAAAAAAGCACCGTACTCGATATTATCAAATATTTTGCGGCACTAAAAGGTGTGAATTCCACAGAGGCTGAGAAACTGGGAAAGAAATGGCTCGAAAGACTGGACATACCCGACTATAAAAAGAGGAAAGTACAGGAACTCTCCAAAGGAAACCAGCAAAAAGTTCAGTTTATTGTCTCGGTCATTCACAATCCCCAAATACTGATACTTGATGAACCATTCAGCGGGTTCGATCCCATCAATCAGGAGATGGTTCGCGATGAAATACTTCGCTTAAAACGGGAGGGTAAAACCATCGTTCTCTCCACCCACCAGATGGACATGGCAGAGAAAATGTGCGAGTCAATATTTCTGATCAATAAAGGAAGAGAAGTATGCAGCGGGCCCATCAATCTTGTGAAAAGAAATTTTGGCAAAGAGTTTATAAAGATTGAGTATGAAGGAGGTTCTGATTTTATCAAGACACTTCCGGAAGTGAAAACCGCTGATTTATACGGAAATTTTGGTGAAATTGAATTGATTGAAGGAGCCGTTCCGGGTGAAGTGCTCCCTAAATTGTTCCAAAACATGAAGTTAAGGAGTTTTTCAATCGAGGCGCCAACGCTTAATCGAATTTTTATTGATACTATAAAGCAGATCGGAGAGTAA